A window of Pirellula sp. SH-Sr6A contains these coding sequences:
- a CDS encoding sulfatase — translation MRNGCSGKAFHPFLSAFFAWSMLAMHCWGETGDRLNVLMILVDDLKPILGCYGDPFAKTPNIDRLAARGMIFERAYCNQAVCAPSRFTLMLGSHSTSTGLYGLGSRLRERLPDAVTLPQFFASHGYHVEGLGKVFHVGHGNEGDPDSFPHGLTKDKVIEYLDPASTDGGRLTREEALFTNQSLDRIPSLPRGAAWESPDVPDDAYADGRIAKGVVQKLQEADDRRKKTGTPFFLIAGFVRPHLPFSAPKKYWDLYDPDSLPIATDHLEPKDAPKVAGKRGGEIAAYEPVPTGPVAPFPEELQRSLVHGYYASTSYMDAQLGRVMEEFDRLELGQNTIVVFWSDHGFHLGDHGIWTKHTNYEQANRIPMLICGPSIAPGGTTGQLAQSVDLYPTLAELAGLPRPAGPQSIDGLSLVPVLRDPSTRIRDHAYHVFPKDKLGRAIRTERYRLVEWRGHRGGAVELELYDYQDDPAESRNVAHERPEVARELQRILDQYPPAIRAGEPARRHQPAAR, via the coding sequence ATGCGAAATGGCTGCAGTGGAAAAGCGTTTCACCCGTTCCTTTCGGCGTTTTTCGCATGGTCCATGTTGGCCATGCACTGTTGGGGTGAGACCGGCGATCGTCTGAACGTACTGATGATTTTGGTCGACGATCTCAAGCCCATTTTGGGATGTTATGGCGATCCGTTTGCCAAAACACCGAATATCGATCGACTTGCCGCCCGCGGGATGATCTTCGAGCGGGCTTATTGCAATCAAGCGGTTTGTGCTCCGTCCCGGTTTACGCTTATGCTCGGATCCCATTCGACGTCAACGGGATTGTATGGATTGGGAAGCAGGCTGCGGGAGCGATTGCCTGACGCGGTGACGCTACCGCAATTTTTTGCTTCACACGGTTACCATGTGGAGGGGCTCGGGAAAGTCTTTCACGTAGGGCATGGCAATGAAGGGGATCCAGACTCGTTTCCCCACGGATTGACGAAAGACAAAGTGATTGAGTACCTCGATCCTGCTAGTACCGATGGTGGGCGATTGACGCGAGAAGAAGCCCTCTTTACCAACCAATCGCTCGACCGAATTCCGTCGCTACCCCGCGGCGCGGCCTGGGAGTCCCCGGATGTGCCCGATGATGCCTACGCCGATGGTCGAATCGCAAAGGGTGTGGTGCAGAAACTACAGGAAGCCGATGACCGTCGCAAAAAAACGGGGACACCTTTTTTCTTGATCGCAGGCTTCGTTCGACCTCATTTACCATTCTCTGCACCGAAAAAGTATTGGGATTTGTACGACCCCGATTCCCTACCCATTGCGACAGATCATCTTGAACCAAAAGATGCACCGAAAGTTGCTGGAAAACGCGGTGGTGAGATCGCTGCCTACGAGCCGGTTCCGACGGGACCGGTTGCGCCCTTTCCTGAGGAATTGCAACGGAGTTTGGTGCATGGATACTACGCCAGCACGAGCTACATGGATGCACAGCTAGGACGGGTGATGGAGGAATTCGATCGATTGGAGCTCGGGCAGAATACGATCGTCGTATTCTGGAGCGATCATGGATTCCACTTAGGAGACCATGGTATCTGGACCAAACACACCAATTACGAGCAAGCTAACCGCATTCCGATGTTGATTTGCGGTCCCTCGATTGCACCCGGGGGGACCACGGGGCAATTAGCTCAGAGCGTGGATTTGTATCCAACGTTGGCGGAATTGGCTGGGTTGCCTCGTCCCGCAGGACCGCAGTCGATCGATGGATTGAGCTTGGTGCCCGTCCTTCGAGATCCTTCCACGAGGATCCGCGATCATGCGTACCATGTTTTTCCCAAAGACAAGTTGGGACGTGCGATTCGAACCGAACGGTATCGATTGGTCGAATGGCGAGGCCATCGAGGGGGCGCCGTCGAACTGGAGCTTTACGATTATCAAGACGATCCGGCCGAGTCGCGAAACGTAGCACACGAAAGGCCGGAAGTCGCGAGAGAGCTTCAACGTATCCTGGACCAGTACCCGCCAGCCATCCGCGCCGGCGAGCCTGCTAGACGGCATCAACCTGCGGCACGATAG
- a CDS encoding alpha/beta hydrolase family protein — translation MRIGSYLLALLGFVLVEWTPVGIGQEAPYDQPPEITPPLYRVRYEKSEIEGGLQFASNFTLWIPEGVKRLRGVVVHQHGCGEGSCKSGQTGAMDLHWQALAKKHDCALLSPVYEQPESADCKLWCDPRNGSDAAFQKALIDLGALTGHPELGSIPWALWGHSGGGHWAGGMSILHPDRVVAAWLRSGVPPIRPEGDKPASWELHDEVKAVPIMCNLGTKEGVTDKEGRFARVWGGVESFFVALRGRGGLASLSIDPKTSHECGNQRYLAIAWLDACVENRLPREAGAPLRPMPIDAAWVALFDPLNPTRVEAMPAASFQGELKTSNWLPNEAVASRWMQYMVDTSIEDKSPPPTPRNVKVTGNQIEWECDADLESGLTQFVIIRDGKAIARVPEMPNNPFGRPLFQGNSYSDTPVQPLAMMRYVDASALLGEEYYYQVVAINTAGLRSPRSEVAK, via the coding sequence ATGCGCATTGGTTCCTATCTTTTAGCACTCCTTGGTTTCGTCTTGGTCGAGTGGACTCCAGTTGGGATCGGCCAAGAAGCGCCCTACGACCAGCCCCCTGAAATCACTCCGCCCCTCTATCGTGTTCGCTACGAAAAGAGTGAGATCGAGGGGGGACTCCAATTCGCCTCCAATTTCACCCTGTGGATTCCCGAAGGGGTGAAGCGTTTGCGAGGTGTCGTGGTGCATCAGCACGGATGTGGCGAAGGCTCTTGCAAATCGGGGCAAACCGGGGCGATGGACCTTCATTGGCAAGCCTTGGCAAAGAAACATGATTGCGCTCTGTTGAGCCCTGTTTACGAGCAACCAGAATCAGCGGACTGCAAACTCTGGTGCGACCCCCGCAACGGTTCCGATGCCGCCTTTCAAAAAGCGTTAATAGATCTCGGTGCCTTGACCGGCCATCCCGAACTCGGCTCGATACCTTGGGCACTCTGGGGGCACAGCGGAGGAGGACATTGGGCCGGGGGTATGTCCATTCTCCATCCCGATCGCGTTGTGGCAGCTTGGTTGCGTTCGGGGGTCCCTCCGATTCGCCCCGAAGGAGACAAGCCTGCTTCCTGGGAGCTACACGATGAGGTCAAAGCCGTGCCCATCATGTGCAATCTGGGCACGAAAGAAGGTGTCACCGATAAAGAAGGTCGATTCGCTCGGGTGTGGGGAGGCGTGGAATCATTCTTTGTGGCGTTGCGAGGGCGGGGGGGATTGGCCAGCCTGTCGATCGACCCGAAAACCAGCCACGAGTGCGGCAATCAACGGTATCTCGCGATCGCATGGCTGGACGCTTGCGTGGAGAATCGACTTCCTCGTGAAGCGGGAGCTCCCTTGCGGCCGATGCCAATCGATGCAGCTTGGGTGGCCCTCTTCGATCCATTGAACCCTACTCGCGTAGAGGCAATGCCTGCAGCGAGCTTTCAAGGGGAACTCAAAACCTCGAACTGGCTTCCCAACGAAGCGGTCGCCAGCCGATGGATGCAGTACATGGTCGACACATCGATCGAAGACAAGTCTCCGCCACCCACTCCGAGAAACGTGAAGGTAACCGGCAACCAAATCGAATGGGAATGCGATGCTGATTTGGAGAGTGGGCTAACTCAATTTGTGATCATCCGGGACGGGAAAGCTATCGCGCGCGTGCCCGAGATGCCGAACAACCCCTTTGGCCGTCCCCTCTTTCAAGGCAACTCGTACAGCGATACTCCGGTGCAGCCACTGGCAATGATGCGTTATGTGGACGCGTCAGCACTCTTGGGAGAGGAATATTACTATCAAGTGGTCGCGATCAATACCGCTGGGTTGCGGTCGCCGCGCAGCGAGGTAGCCAAGTGA
- a CDS encoding DUF1549 and DUF1553 domain-containing protein — protein MKHPSSAFGLLHPKRFSILGAMGFFFSVGIAMSALASDRSSQPPPPTIAPESRIEFENHVQPILARYGCNMGACHGALAGKGGFRLSLRGYDPVTDHLNITRQDRGRRIDLLQPEASLLLAKPSGYIEHKGGVRLPSDSEDYRILAKWIAHGAKGPDASAPSLVRIEVLPEQSTLAVQQTHNLTVRAHYNNGRIDDVTRWAKFTSTDESIATVDEHGQIQVLGPGEGAVAVWFSSKIASARIRVPFAPPLTQAPASIADASESPIDQLVRAQLASLGIDASPLCSDSEFLRRSSLDATGTLPTEEQVRAFLADSAPDKRAKWIEQLLASPAFVDYWTYRWSDLLTLNSNLLRADGIKAYYQWIRGHVERNTPWDQFAREIVTARGEALENGATNFYAINQDPESMTENICQAFMGLSIGCAKCHNHPLEKWTNDQYYAMANMFARVRAKGWGGEVRDGDAQRTLLVLDRGDLIQPLRGKPQPPAPLDGEPLDIHSPDDRRIALADWLTSPQNPYFTRSIVNRVWAAYFGIGIVNPVDDMRASNPASNPALMDHLCEELVASKYDLKQLMRSILNSQTYQRSSVTTELNQADRKYFSHYYPRRLMAEVIHDAIVDVTAVPTTFDKVAFLGGDKRATKFYAKGTKAIQLFDSSVDSDFLKTFGRNQRRITCECERSDEPSIIQVLNLNNGDTVNNKLAASGSIVDQLLKSHSEDPDKLVEAAYIRCLSRLPTESETKAFREELQTAAGDEKRIVVEDILWSLLSSREFLFNH, from the coding sequence ATGAAACACCCAAGCTCCGCGTTCGGTCTTCTGCACCCTAAGCGATTCTCAATCCTTGGGGCGATGGGATTTTTCTTCAGCGTAGGGATTGCGATGTCAGCCCTGGCATCCGATCGATCGTCTCAACCGCCTCCTCCGACGATCGCCCCCGAATCACGCATCGAGTTTGAGAACCATGTCCAACCGATTCTCGCCAGGTATGGATGCAATATGGGAGCATGTCACGGTGCATTGGCCGGCAAAGGGGGATTCCGTTTGTCCCTGCGGGGGTACGATCCCGTCACCGACCACTTGAACATCACCCGCCAAGATCGGGGACGCCGAATCGATCTCTTGCAACCCGAAGCATCGCTCCTTCTGGCTAAACCGAGCGGGTACATCGAACACAAAGGTGGAGTGCGACTCCCCTCCGATTCCGAGGACTATCGCATCCTTGCCAAATGGATTGCACATGGTGCAAAAGGGCCAGATGCCAGCGCTCCTTCTTTGGTCCGAATCGAGGTCTTACCCGAACAATCGACTTTGGCCGTTCAGCAAACCCATAACTTGACGGTACGAGCGCATTACAACAACGGCCGAATCGACGATGTAACGCGATGGGCCAAGTTCACTTCGACCGACGAATCCATAGCGACCGTCGATGAACATGGCCAGATCCAAGTGCTCGGACCCGGGGAAGGTGCCGTAGCGGTTTGGTTCTCCAGCAAGATCGCTTCGGCGCGCATTCGAGTTCCTTTTGCCCCTCCCCTAACCCAGGCTCCTGCCTCAATCGCTGACGCATCGGAATCCCCGATCGACCAGCTTGTTCGTGCCCAGTTGGCTTCGTTGGGAATCGACGCGTCACCCTTGTGCAGCGATAGCGAATTCCTTCGACGCTCGTCACTGGACGCGACCGGTACCCTTCCTACCGAGGAGCAAGTGCGCGCGTTTCTGGCGGATAGCGCCCCCGATAAGCGTGCGAAATGGATCGAGCAATTGCTCGCAAGCCCCGCGTTTGTTGACTACTGGACCTACCGTTGGAGCGATCTTTTGACTCTCAATAGCAACCTACTGCGAGCCGATGGGATCAAAGCGTATTACCAATGGATTCGAGGGCATGTCGAACGCAATACCCCGTGGGATCAGTTCGCACGCGAGATCGTCACAGCGCGAGGCGAAGCGCTCGAGAACGGAGCGACGAATTTTTACGCCATCAATCAAGACCCCGAAAGCATGACCGAGAACATATGCCAAGCGTTCATGGGACTCTCGATCGGCTGTGCTAAGTGCCATAATCACCCGCTTGAAAAGTGGACGAATGACCAGTATTACGCCATGGCCAATATGTTTGCGCGCGTCCGAGCGAAGGGCTGGGGAGGGGAGGTTCGCGATGGCGACGCCCAGCGTACCCTGCTCGTACTCGATCGCGGTGATTTGATTCAGCCTCTTCGGGGTAAGCCGCAGCCGCCCGCTCCTTTGGATGGTGAACCTTTAGACATCCACTCTCCGGACGACCGTCGTATCGCGTTGGCAGATTGGCTTACCTCCCCGCAGAACCCTTACTTCACTCGATCCATCGTAAACCGCGTTTGGGCAGCTTACTTCGGGATCGGCATCGTGAATCCGGTCGATGATATGCGGGCCAGCAATCCGGCGAGCAATCCCGCGTTGATGGACCACCTGTGCGAAGAGCTCGTGGCATCGAAATACGATTTGAAGCAACTCATGCGAAGCATTCTCAATTCGCAAACGTATCAACGGAGCAGTGTCACAACGGAGTTAAACCAAGCCGATCGCAAGTACTTCTCTCACTATTATCCACGCCGGCTTATGGCCGAAGTCATTCATGATGCGATCGTCGATGTCACGGCTGTCCCGACGACCTTCGACAAAGTTGCCTTCTTAGGAGGAGACAAGCGTGCCACCAAGTTTTATGCGAAAGGGACGAAGGCGATTCAGTTGTTCGACTCCAGCGTCGATAGCGATTTTCTGAAGACGTTCGGCAGGAATCAAAGACGCATCACCTGCGAATGCGAACGAAGCGATGAGCCAAGCATCATTCAAGTACTCAATCTCAACAATGGCGATACCGTCAACAACAAGCTGGCAGCATCCGGTAGCATTGTCGATCAGTTGCTCAAGTCGCACTCCGAAGATCCCGACAAACTCGTCGAAGCCGCCTACATCCGTTGTTTGTCGCGCCTCCCCACGGAATCAGAAACCAAGGCCTTTCGCGAGGAACTGCAAACCGCCGCCGGGGATGAGAAACGTATCGTCGTGGAAGACATTCTCTGGAGTCTATTGAGCTCCCGCGAATTCCTCTTCAACCACTAA
- a CDS encoding dockerin type I domain-containing protein: protein MTHRNRTLSVEKFEYRQLMASDLAFGVAEALEPAPLDVNRSGAIEYLDALMVANQLQQATRYREPLDVNRDGAFNGRDFESVVAFLNAQSGFSGSMEGESESSLAMAKQGKGGGPKPPYTYWRVGTTADDTSALPSSGLGLMGGSTDVDALFQWLGGRANSGSSGGDILVLRATGTEAYNSYIQNLVPTANSVATLLIPNLAAANSPEVKSIIDQAEAIFIAGGDQADYVNFWNETPVEDAIYSALGRNVPIAGTRAGLAVLGDIDFTALTGKSITSNEALLNPYDKRITLDTPSANGFLSIHDSSLSGVPSILRLLESTITDSHFRGRDRMGRLLTFMARMDADNLVTADSVRGLGVNEETALLVEPDGNAKVVGNLLSETSLETRSVYVLQKETSPSTALLSGPLLYEDVMVFRAYSDGEHGASFHLENLEPIEGSIDSFTETYYVSATGELSGKKTVRLLSTSAGGSTAMVPLSRNAKPYELPQRMTSEGARVGIALSLAVSWIA from the coding sequence GTGACACATCGAAATCGCACGTTGTCTGTGGAGAAATTTGAGTATCGCCAATTGATGGCGAGCGATTTGGCCTTCGGTGTTGCCGAGGCTTTGGAGCCTGCTCCCTTGGACGTGAACCGCAGCGGGGCCATCGAATATCTCGATGCGTTGATGGTTGCGAATCAGCTTCAGCAAGCGACGCGGTATCGCGAGCCTCTGGACGTCAATCGGGACGGCGCTTTCAACGGTCGTGATTTCGAAAGCGTCGTCGCCTTCCTGAACGCTCAGAGCGGCTTTTCCGGGTCGATGGAAGGGGAGAGCGAGTCGTCGCTGGCTATGGCCAAACAGGGAAAGGGGGGTGGCCCGAAGCCCCCGTATACGTATTGGCGTGTGGGGACTACGGCGGATGATACCTCGGCGCTCCCTTCGAGCGGCCTCGGTTTGATGGGAGGGAGCACCGACGTAGACGCTTTGTTCCAGTGGCTGGGAGGGAGAGCCAATAGCGGTTCAAGTGGAGGGGACATCTTGGTTCTTCGAGCAACAGGAACCGAGGCTTATAACTCGTATATCCAGAACTTGGTTCCAACGGCGAACTCCGTTGCCACCTTGTTGATTCCCAATTTGGCGGCCGCCAATTCTCCGGAGGTAAAGTCCATTATCGATCAGGCCGAAGCGATTTTCATTGCGGGAGGCGATCAAGCGGACTACGTGAACTTCTGGAATGAAACCCCCGTGGAAGATGCCATCTACTCGGCATTGGGGCGCAATGTCCCCATTGCAGGGACCCGCGCGGGCTTGGCAGTTCTCGGCGATATTGACTTTACGGCTTTGACAGGAAAATCGATTACCTCCAACGAAGCGTTGCTCAATCCCTACGACAAAAGGATCACGTTGGATACACCATCTGCAAACGGGTTTTTATCCATCCACGACTCATCTCTGTCTGGCGTGCCTTCGATCCTTAGATTGCTGGAGAGCACGATCACCGATTCTCACTTTCGGGGGCGAGATCGGATGGGACGCTTGCTCACGTTTATGGCCAGGATGGATGCCGATAATTTGGTGACCGCCGATTCCGTCCGAGGTTTAGGGGTAAATGAGGAGACCGCACTATTAGTGGAGCCAGATGGCAACGCCAAGGTGGTAGGGAATCTACTCAGTGAGACGTCGCTCGAAACTCGTTCGGTCTATGTGCTTCAAAAGGAGACGTCTCCGTCGACTGCCCTACTATCCGGTCCATTGCTCTATGAAGATGTGATGGTGTTTCGAGCCTATTCCGATGGGGAGCATGGGGCTTCGTTCCATCTGGAGAATCTTGAGCCGATCGAAGGATCGATCGATTCATTCACTGAAACGTACTATGTTTCCGCTACGGGTGAGCTGAGCGGAAAGAAGACCGTGAGGTTGTTGAGTACCTCCGCGGGGGGATCTACGGCGATGGTACCACTCTCGCGTAATGCGAAGCCTTACGAGCTTCCTCAGCGAATGACCAGTGAGGGCGCTCGGGTGGGGATAGCATTGAGCTTGGCGGTCAGCTGGATTGCTTGA
- a CDS encoding DUF4339 domain-containing protein — protein MSADWFFMKKGFLGSKKIGPIAESDFLHRIEKGEISPETMVSSTSKTHGHWVHLREIRAGVKFWNKTHPKATVTSDPPSSSHPEAPPRSQ, from the coding sequence ATGTCAGCCGACTGGTTCTTTATGAAGAAGGGATTCTTAGGAAGTAAAAAAATAGGCCCCATCGCCGAGTCCGATTTTCTGCATCGCATTGAAAAGGGAGAGATTTCTCCGGAGACCATGGTCTCCAGCACCAGCAAAACGCATGGACACTGGGTGCATCTTCGCGAGATCCGCGCTGGGGTCAAATTCTGGAATAAAACCCATCCAAAAGCGACCGTCACGTCCGACCCACCGAGTTCATCCCATCCAGAAGCACCGCCGAGATCTCAGTAG
- a CDS encoding alpha/beta hydrolase, with product MKRRTTFFFLTGLLAITASFQSSPLPAAEPTVVKVWPGKAPGVSDELQEKEFTEGGKKMVAGNPIYLTTDISSPELVLYRANSNSNAPAVVICPGGAHRLLAYDLEGTELAQWLNSLQIHAIVLKYRVPSTNADFKCLPALQDAQRALRVARSKANEWGIDPKRLGVMGFSAGGEVAARVSLQFHQEHYAKQDEIDNLSCKPDFSMLIYPAYLVENDELKPELDPRKHPNAADLPAFFMVHTWDDPVTPISSIALAKALKQVNKPCELHLFDRGGHGYGIRHVDDVPVTDWTRAAEPWLKLQSKSKN from the coding sequence ATGAAACGTCGGACCACTTTCTTTTTTCTAACCGGACTCCTCGCGATCACCGCGTCGTTCCAGTCGTCTCCGCTCCCTGCCGCTGAACCTACGGTCGTTAAAGTCTGGCCAGGGAAAGCGCCAGGCGTGAGCGACGAACTTCAAGAGAAGGAGTTCACGGAAGGGGGAAAGAAAATGGTCGCTGGAAATCCAATATACCTGACCACCGACATTTCCTCCCCGGAGCTCGTACTCTACCGAGCGAACTCCAACTCGAACGCTCCGGCCGTCGTGATATGCCCCGGGGGTGCGCACCGTTTGCTCGCATACGACTTGGAGGGAACCGAATTGGCCCAATGGCTGAACTCTCTGCAAATCCATGCGATCGTTCTCAAGTATCGGGTTCCATCCACCAATGCCGACTTCAAATGCCTTCCAGCATTGCAGGATGCGCAGCGAGCTCTCCGCGTGGCGCGTTCGAAAGCAAACGAATGGGGCATCGATCCAAAACGACTAGGTGTCATGGGCTTTTCCGCAGGTGGGGAAGTCGCGGCACGCGTCTCGCTTCAATTCCATCAAGAACACTATGCGAAACAGGATGAGATCGACAACCTATCCTGCAAGCCCGATTTTTCGATGCTCATCTACCCTGCTTATCTTGTTGAAAATGACGAGTTGAAGCCGGAACTCGATCCTCGCAAACATCCGAATGCCGCCGATCTTCCGGCCTTCTTCATGGTCCATACCTGGGACGATCCCGTCACCCCGATCAGCAGCATTGCGTTGGCCAAAGCGCTCAAGCAGGTGAATAAACCATGTGAGCTTCATCTCTTTGACCGAGGTGGGCACGGTTATGGCATCCGGCATGTCGACGATGTCCCGGTTACCGACTGGACCCGAGCAGCCGAGCCATGGCTCAAGCTGCAGTCCAAGTCCAAGAACTAA
- a CDS encoding alkaline phosphatase — translation MASRIFLAKRIGNQGTSDDYTAFPPTPPYPQQVMKAHLRTLPLGTLALLAASSSVGPSHAWAQEKPQNPPKSVSPKEETTKTNETKASDKTKEEPEIVPPAGELDRIGQLQETAMLTKTATWGHWGNRPKSYTAWTSHSNRLIPVYVYGGSFDSYMNEGSLYRDEEKIKVLYGRLPPNTLNPEASYADQTDIYRLQRKSVEELGKKYVFLVVFDGMDWQSTQAAAIYKSGKIYTEGKGSGLLFQDYTGAPSSYGYVVTAPYADEVETDVDAQLNLKPLTKFGGYDSRLGGTAPWVPETDIDYPIGRSKITPHAYTDSSSSATSLTAGVKAVNGAVNLDGEMKEAETIARWAQRTKGFAVGAVSSVPICHATPAAAYAANVSRDDYQDLSRDLLGLPSVSRKEAPHPGLDVLIGCGYGETAANGAGQGANFVPGNRYLAESDRERVDIAHGGSYVVSQRTPGRKGAEVLFEGAAKAREGGHRFLGFFGAKNGHLPFRTANGDFITALDAKQTRELYKPEDIEENPSLAQMTEAAISVLEKDPEGFWLMVESGDVDWANHANNIDSSIGSVLQGEEAIGKIFQWIESKNLWKDSLVVITADHGHFFHLTDPSVLVEKP, via the coding sequence TTGGCTTCAAGGATATTTCTCGCCAAGAGGATTGGCAATCAAGGTACGAGCGACGATTATACAGCTTTCCCACCGACACCTCCCTATCCACAGCAAGTCATGAAAGCGCACCTCCGAACCCTACCTTTGGGCACTCTAGCCCTTCTCGCCGCCTCATCCAGCGTCGGACCCTCTCACGCATGGGCTCAAGAAAAGCCCCAGAATCCCCCCAAATCGGTTTCCCCTAAAGAAGAGACCACCAAGACCAACGAGACAAAGGCCTCGGACAAGACTAAAGAGGAGCCGGAGATTGTTCCCCCTGCAGGTGAGTTGGATCGCATCGGTCAACTGCAGGAAACCGCTATGCTTACCAAGACAGCAACGTGGGGCCATTGGGGAAATCGTCCTAAAAGCTACACCGCTTGGACGAGCCACTCGAATCGATTGATTCCTGTTTACGTCTACGGCGGTTCCTTTGATTCGTACATGAACGAAGGGAGCCTTTATCGGGACGAAGAAAAGATCAAGGTGTTGTATGGGCGTCTTCCACCCAACACCCTCAATCCAGAGGCATCCTACGCGGACCAGACCGATATCTACCGCTTGCAACGCAAGAGTGTGGAAGAGCTAGGAAAGAAATACGTATTCCTCGTTGTCTTCGATGGAATGGACTGGCAATCGACACAGGCGGCTGCGATCTACAAGAGCGGAAAAATTTACACCGAAGGAAAAGGAAGCGGACTGCTCTTTCAGGATTACACCGGTGCACCCAGTAGTTACGGTTATGTCGTCACGGCTCCTTATGCTGATGAAGTCGAAACCGATGTCGATGCGCAGCTCAATCTCAAACCTCTCACCAAGTTCGGAGGTTACGATTCCCGATTAGGTGGGACCGCTCCATGGGTTCCCGAAACGGATATCGATTACCCCATCGGCCGATCCAAGATCACTCCGCACGCCTACACCGACTCCTCCTCGTCCGCGACCTCTCTCACCGCCGGGGTGAAGGCCGTCAATGGAGCCGTCAATCTGGACGGAGAGATGAAAGAGGCCGAAACGATCGCGCGTTGGGCGCAGCGCACGAAAGGATTTGCGGTGGGTGCCGTCAGCAGCGTTCCCATCTGCCACGCCACTCCAGCAGCTGCCTACGCCGCGAATGTGAGCCGGGACGATTACCAAGACCTCAGCCGTGATTTGCTTGGTTTGCCGAGTGTCTCTCGCAAAGAAGCCCCCCATCCAGGTCTCGATGTTTTGATTGGATGCGGATACGGCGAGACCGCCGCCAACGGAGCTGGCCAAGGTGCGAACTTCGTTCCCGGCAATCGCTATTTGGCGGAATCGGATCGTGAACGGGTCGATATCGCTCACGGGGGCTCGTATGTCGTCTCCCAGCGCACGCCCGGCCGAAAGGGTGCGGAGGTGTTGTTCGAAGGGGCGGCCAAGGCTCGCGAAGGGGGCCATCGTTTTCTCGGGTTCTTCGGTGCGAAGAACGGACATCTCCCGTTCCGAACTGCCAACGGAGACTTTATTACGGCGCTCGATGCCAAACAAACTCGCGAACTCTACAAGCCAGAGGATATCGAGGAGAACCCATCTCTCGCTCAGATGACCGAAGCCGCGATCTCCGTTTTGGAAAAGGATCCGGAGGGCTTTTGGTTGATGGTGGAATCGGGGGATGTCGATTGGGCCAATCATGCTAACAACATCGACAGCTCCATCGGATCGGTCCTTCAAGGGGAAGAGGCGATTGGAAAGATCTTTCAATGGATCGAATCCAAAAACCTTTGGAAGGACTCCCTCGTCGTCATCACCGCAGACCATGGACACTTTTTTCACTTGACCGACCCCAGCGTCCTCGTTGAGAAACCCTAA
- a CDS encoding serine dehydratase beta chain — MVSIFELFKIGIGPSSSHTVGPMVGACRFANRALEFLSSQPLWTDASLRIEVELFGSLALTGLGHATDVAILAGLSGHLPATSEPEAIAKRVSEIRTTQTLKLGGKRTLPFLESRDLLWRRNDFLPEHPNGFRIKLFVTNGQTKDIEPGHCSEEALFSDEYFSTGGGFVYSRD, encoded by the coding sequence GTGGTAAGTATCTTTGAGTTATTCAAAATCGGAATTGGCCCCTCCAGTTCGCACACCGTCGGGCCAATGGTGGGAGCGTGCCGGTTCGCGAATCGGGCATTGGAGTTTCTTAGCTCCCAGCCGCTTTGGACCGACGCATCGCTTCGTATTGAAGTAGAGCTGTTTGGTTCGCTCGCATTAACCGGACTAGGACATGCAACGGACGTCGCCATCCTAGCCGGTCTCTCCGGCCATCTCCCTGCCACCAGTGAACCGGAAGCGATCGCGAAGAGGGTTTCCGAGATCCGCACAACTCAAACCTTGAAGTTGGGAGGAAAGCGAACTCTCCCATTCCTGGAGTCGAGAGATCTCCTTTGGAGGCGAAACGATTTTCTGCCAGAGCATCCCAACGGATTTCGCATCAAGCTCTTCGTTACGAACGGACAGACCAAGGACATCGAGCCCGGACATTGCAGCGAGGAAGCTCTTTTCTCCGATGAATACTTTTCAACCGGAGGAGGCTTCGTCTACAGTCGCGACTAA